The Mytilus trossulus isolate FHL-02 chromosome 3, PNRI_Mtr1.1.1.hap1, whole genome shotgun sequence genome contains a region encoding:
- the LOC134710454 gene encoding uncharacterized protein LOC134710454: MDRFTQEMHNFITPCNKYSQVNFFEYDFLDQILQDLQEVFTPCQLSLADDCNTGTNSLYDDLFYSPNSKKQQPTTPQLELTRLDEFVLQELDIISAELSVHNSTRRGQRVKRRLFSCSGDDDEPAPKKRCTINLSHSESDDDSEFTWSSVCRI; the protein is encoded by the exons ATGGATCGTTTTACACAAGAGATGCACAACTTCATAACCCCTTGTAACAAATACAGTCAGGTCAACTTCTTTGAATATG aCTTCTTGGACCAAATACTACAAGATCTACAAGAAGTTTTTACACCATGCCAGCTAAGTCTTGCTGATGATTGTAATACAGGAACAAACTCATTGTACGACGATTTGTTTTATTCCCCGaattcaaagaaacaacaacccacGACTCCACAGCTAGAGCTTACTCGTCTTGATGAATTCGTTTTACAAGAACTTGACATTATTTCTGCAGAACTATCCGTTCACAATAGTACCCGAAGAGGTCAAAGGGTCAAGAGAAGGTTATTTAGCTGTAGTGGCGACGACGACGAACCTGCGCCAAAGAAACGCTGTACAATAAACCTTTCACACAGCGAATCTGACGATGACTCTGAGTTTACGTGGTCATCAGTTTGTAGAATTTAA